CTCTAAATCTTCAGGAAGCGTGTCAATATCTACAACTAATGAATGATATCTCGTAACATTTAATGGGTTATTAAGATTTTTAAAAACACCTTTATTTGTATGTTTTATACTGTGCACTTTCCCATGTACAGGTTGATTTGCTTTTATAACATTTCCTCCAAATACATGGCCTATTGTTTGATGACCTAAACAAATACCAAGTATAGGCTTTATACCTTTGAAATTATTTACAACATCTATACATATACCTGATTCTTTTGGTGAGCATGGACCTGGAGATAAAACTATTATTTCAGGATCTAACTCCTTTATTTCCTCTATAGTTATTTCGTCATTTCTTTTTACTAAAACTTCTTCTCCTAATTCTCCGATATATTGAACTAGGTTGTACACAAACGAATCGTAATTATCAATCATTAAAATCACTACTATTCCCTCCCTGTATAATCAAAATTTAACTTTTATTATTTTATTTATTTAAATATATAAAATAATAAACTTAAGAGTTATCTATAAATTTTCTTTATATAATCTCTTTTTTCTATATCACTATATATTTATAATTATATATTTTTGTAGAAATGTATGTCAACATAGTCATTTTAGTCAAATATAGAGTGTTTATTTTTAGTATAAATATCTATTTATAGAGAGAAAATATTTGTAAATATATTATATTGTTGGAGGCTAAATATGAATAAATATATGATTATAAGATCTGATAATAAATCTATATCGCCTCCCATGTCAAAACATGAGGCCATAATAAAGCTTAAAGAATACAATAAAAAAGGTATATCAACTTACTTGGTATCTAAAAATGAATATCTAAATATTAGTTATTCAAGCAAGTAAAATATACCCTTATCTAAGAAATAAATCATAAAAAAGGAGCTTAAGCTCCTTTTTTATGATTTATTTCTTGAATTATAATACTTATCTTTTTTTCCCTTTTGTGCTCTTGATTCCATTAACTCTTTTATCTTATTTATATAGCCATCATCTTCACTTAATCTAATGAGGCTAGTTAAATAATATCCATGAGTACTTTTTGGAATCTTTTTTCTGATGACTAAGTCTATTGCTGTTTTTGCAGCTTCAAAATGTTTAAGATGAGTGTGACCTTCTTGAAAACTTTTTTTAGCATTGTAAACTATATAACCTTCTCTAACTTGAAATATCATAAATTCTTTTCTTTCATATATTTTATTATACATTAAATCAATCCTTTTCAAGATAGTATTACTATAATATATAATATTTTTTTTTAAATGTTATATATTATACTTTATTTTATGCTAAATCCA
The Romboutsia ilealis genome window above contains:
- a CDS encoding anthranilate synthase component II; translated protein: MILMIDNYDSFVYNLVQYIGELGEEVLVKRNDEITIEEIKELDPEIIVLSPGPCSPKESGICIDVVNNFKGIKPILGICLGHQTIGHVFGGNVIKANQPVHGKVHSIKHTNKGVFKNLNNPLNVTRYHSLVVDIDTLPEDLEVTAITDKNEIMGIKHKKYLIEGVQFHPEAILSEQGHDILRNFIKDARERMDI